One Ricinus communis isolate WT05 ecotype wild-type chromosome 2, ASM1957865v1, whole genome shotgun sequence DNA segment encodes these proteins:
- the LOC112535287 gene encoding disease resistance protein RPV1 yields MLCLDMSDVRIIGVWGMGGIGKTTLAGAIFDQISAQYESSYFLGNVREQLKRCLLAELREKLFSKILEEKNLDTRTPNLGNTFLKDRLSRKKILVVLDDVDSTMQLQELLPGQHDLFGPGSRIIVTSRDKQVLKNVVDEIYKVEGLNQHEALQLFSLNAFKKNSPTNDRVEISTRVADYAKGNPLALRVLGCALFDKSKEDWESALEKLRNVPNGEIQKVLRFSYDGLDREERNIFLDIACFFRGEDRNYATKILDGCYSSVGFIISTLIDKSLVSVYRSKLEMHDLLQETGWSIVREEPELEKRSRLWNPKDVYYVLTKKKGTKAIEGISLDLSTTREMHLECDAFAGMDHLRILKFYTSNSSIGCKHKMHLPGCGLQSLSDELRYLQWHKFPSRSLPPKFCAENLVVLDLPHSNIEQLWKGVQDLMNLKQIGLSYSKHLTKIPDLSEAKNVESINLEGCKSLVELPSSVQYLDKLEYLNLRLCKSLKRLPSRIGSKLLRILDISYCSNVKSCPEISGNVEELHLCRSGIKELPESVQKLKDLEVIWLIGCSSITKFPQVSLYVRELYLSETSIKEVPSSIEFLTRLEILEMISCNKLSTLPSSICKLKSLEILVLSRCSKLETFPEILEPMESLACLYLDYCENFKRIPDSICNLKSLEHLHLSGTAIQELPSSIEKLNCLKELKLEYCKKLVSLPSCMHKLSQLRSIYLSYCKSLRELPELPKSLKVLEAYDCRSMENFSSSSKCNFKNLCFTNCFKLDQRHAVKSMQMLSLRFNC; encoded by the exons ATGCTGTGCTTGGACATGTCGGACGTTCGTATCATAGGAGTATGGGGCATGGGGGGCATAGGCAAGACCACTCTTGCTGGAGCTATATTTGATCAAATTTCTGCTCAATACGAAAGTTCTTACTTTCTTGGAAATGTTAGAGAACAACTGAAAAGATGTTTGCTTGCTGAACTGCGAGAGAAGCTTTTTTCAAAGATATTGGAGGAAAAGAATTTGGATACAAGAACTCCTAATTTGGGGAATACATTTCTGAAGGACCGGCTCTCTCGTAAAAAGATACTTGTTGTTCTCGATGATGTTGATAGCACAATGCAATTGCAAGAATTACTGCCTGGACAACATGATTTATTTGGTCCAGGAAGCAGAATCATCGTTACGAGTAGAGACAAGCAAGTTCTTAAAAATGTTGTTGATGAAATTTACAAGGTTGAGGGATTGAACCAACATGAAGCTCTTCAGCTGTTTTCCTTGAATGCCTTCAAGAAAAACAGCCCCACAAATGACCGTGTAGAAATTTCAACAAGGGTTGCAGATTATGCAAAAGGTAACCCATTAGCTCTCAGAGTTCTGGGTTGTGCTTTGTTTGATAAAAGTAAGGAAGATTGGGAGAGTGCATTGGAAAAACTACGAAATGTTCCGAATGGTGAAATTCAAAAAGTTCTGAGGTTCAGTTATGATGGGCTAGACCGTGAAGAGAGAAACATATTTCTTGATATTGCATGTTTCTTCAGAGGGGAAGATCGGAATTATGCAACGAAAATACTAGACGGATGTTATTCTTCTGTGGGTTTCATTATAAGTACTTTGATTGACAAGTCTCTTGTAAGTGTTTATCGTAGCAAGTTAGAGATGCATGATTTGCTACAAGAAACGGGTTGGAGCATTGTTCGTGAAGAACCTGAGCTTGAAAAGCGTAGCAGGTTATGGAATCCTAAAGATGTTTATTATGTATTGACAAAAAAGAAG GGAACTAAAGCAATCGAAGGCATATCTTTAGACTTGTCTACAACAAGAGAAATGCACTtggaatgtgatgcctttGCAGGAATGGATCATCTAAGAATACTTAAATTCTACACGTCTAATTCCTCTATAGGATGTAAACATAAAATGCACCTTCCTGGCTGTGGCCTTCAATCTCTTTCTGATGAGCTGAGGTATCTCCAGTGGCACAAATTCCCTTCAAGATCATTGCCACCCAAGTTTTGTGCAGAAAATCTTGTTGTACTTGACCTCCCCCACAGCAATATTGAGCAGCTTTGGAAAGGAGTACAG GAtcttatgaatttaaaacagATTGGTCTGTCTTATTCCAAGCACTTAACTAAAATTCCAGATTTGTCAGAGGCGAAAAATGTTGAGAGTATCAATCTGGAAGGCTGTAAAAGTTTAGTTGAGTTGCCCTCGTCTGTTCAATACCTAGACAAGCTTGAATACCTTAATCTCAGACTTTGCAAAAGTCTAAAGCGTCTTCCAAGTAGGATTGGTTCGAAACTACTTCGAATTCTTGACATATCCTACTGCTCTAATGTCAAAAGTTGTCCAGAGATTTCTGGAAATGTTGAAGAATTACATCTATGCAGGAGTGGAATAAAAGAACTTCCAGAATCAGTTCAGAAGCTGAAAGATCTTGAAGTTATTTGGCTTATAGGTTGCTCAAGTATCACAAAGTTTCCACAGGTCTCACTCTATGTAAGAGAGTTATATCTAAGTGAGACTTCCATTAAAGAAGTTCCCTCATCAATAGAGTTTCTCACAAGACTTGAAATCCTTGAGATGATAAGCTGCAACAAACTATCAACTCTTCCCAGCAGCATCTGCAAGCTGAAATCTCTTGAAATTCTTGTTCTGTCTCGATGCTCAAAACTCGAGACTTTTCCAGAAATCTTGGAGCCTATGGAAAGTCTTGCTTGTCTTTATTTAGATTACTGTGAAAATTTCAAGAGGATTCCTGACAGCATCTGCAATTTGAAATCTTTGGAGCATCTTCATCTGAGTGGAACAGCTATACAAGAGTTGCCGTCAtcaattgaaaagctaaattGCCTTAAAGAATTGAAGCTTGAATATTGCAAAAAGCTTGTGAGCCTTCCAAGCTGTATGCATAAACTCTCTCAGTTGCGTTCAATTTACTTGAGTTATTGCAAGAGTTTGAGGGAGTTACCTGAGCTTCCAAAGTCTTTAAAAGTTTTGGAGGCATATGACTGCAGATCAATGGAGAACTTCTCAAGTAGCAGTAAATGcaatttcaagaatttatGTTTCACAAATTGCTTCAAATTAGATCAAAGGCATGCAGTGAAATCAATGCAAATGCTGAGTCTACGGTTCAACTGTTGA
- the LOC8281349 gene encoding UMP-CMP kinase 3 isoform X1 → MDSVLDDAKEVGINEIISDHEEERSEVVSDHQEEETNEVVADHHGKKTNEIVSEKVEKEPVFEETTNEIASVGVEKKTVSEEMTNENLPVKRNPRVVFVLGGPGGGKSTQCANLAKQIGYTHLSSGDLLRKAMKLDAENGYPLVSRPMIESIIKEGKSVPSDVTMRILQKAIDESGNDKFLLDGFPRDEEIRSAFETATNIEPELVLFFDCSAEEREKRILSRNEGRVDDNPDSLRKRFKYFEEHTLPVVDYYRSKGIVSEVDAAKPTEEVFEKLKSILNPASEMQPEEGKLEATCELEKEIMNIKI, encoded by the exons ATGGATTCAgttcttgatgatgcaaaggAG GTgggaataaatgaaattatatctGATCATGAGGAAGAGAGAAGTGAAGTGGTGTCGGATCATCAAGAGGAAGAGACAAATGAAGTTGTGGCCGATCATCATGGGAAAAAGACAAATGAAATTGTGTCCGAGAAAGTGGAAAAAGAACCTGTGTTCGAAGAGACAACAAATGAAATTGCGTCTGTGGGAGTGGAAAAGAAGACAGTGTCGGAGGAGATGACAAATGAAAATCTGCCTGTGAAGAGAAATCCTAGAGTTGTTTTTGTTCTAG GTGGTCCTGGTGGTGGAAAGAGCACACAGTGTGCTAATCTTGCAAAACAAATAGGCTACACTCATCTAAGCAGTGGTGATTTACTTCGCAAAGCCATGAAATTAGATGCTGAAAATGG TTACCCTTTGGTTTCCAGACCAATGATCGAGAGCATCATAAAGGAGGGAAAGAGTGTTCCTTCAGATGTAACAATGAGAATACTGCAGAAGGCAATAGACGAAAGTGGGAATGACAAGTTTTTGCTTGATGGTTTTCCTCGTGATGAGGAAATCCGTTCTGCATTCGAAACTGCT ACAAATATAGAGCCAGAACTAGTTCTGTTCTTTGATTGCTCTGcagaagaaagagagaaaagaatccTCAGCAGGAATGAA GGAAGGGTGGATGACAACCCTGACTCACTGAGGAAGAGGTTCAAGTATTTTGAAGAGCATACACTTCCTGTGGTTGATTACTACCGCTCTAAAGGAATAGTTTCTGAG GTTGATGCTGCCAAGCCAACGGAAGAGGTTTTTGAGAAGCTGAAGAGCATTTTGAACCCTGCTTCAGAAATGCAACCTGAAGAGGGAAAGTTGGAAGCTACTTGTGAATTGGAAAAGGAAATcatgaatattaaaatatga
- the LOC8281349 gene encoding UMP-CMP kinase 3 isoform X2: MDSVLDDAKEVGINEIISDHEEERSEVVSDHQEEETNEVVADHHGKKTNEIVSEKVEKEPVFEETTNEIASVGVEKKTVSEEMTNENLPVKRNPRVVFVLGGPGGGKSTQCANLAKQIGYTHLSSGDLLRKAMKLDAENGPMIESIIKEGKSVPSDVTMRILQKAIDESGNDKFLLDGFPRDEEIRSAFETATNIEPELVLFFDCSAEEREKRILSRNEGRVDDNPDSLRKRFKYFEEHTLPVVDYYRSKGIVSEVDAAKPTEEVFEKLKSILNPASEMQPEEGKLEATCELEKEIMNIKI; this comes from the exons ATGGATTCAgttcttgatgatgcaaaggAG GTgggaataaatgaaattatatctGATCATGAGGAAGAGAGAAGTGAAGTGGTGTCGGATCATCAAGAGGAAGAGACAAATGAAGTTGTGGCCGATCATCATGGGAAAAAGACAAATGAAATTGTGTCCGAGAAAGTGGAAAAAGAACCTGTGTTCGAAGAGACAACAAATGAAATTGCGTCTGTGGGAGTGGAAAAGAAGACAGTGTCGGAGGAGATGACAAATGAAAATCTGCCTGTGAAGAGAAATCCTAGAGTTGTTTTTGTTCTAG GTGGTCCTGGTGGTGGAAAGAGCACACAGTGTGCTAATCTTGCAAAACAAATAGGCTACACTCATCTAAGCAGTGGTGATTTACTTCGCAAAGCCATGAAATTAGATGCTGAAAATGG ACCAATGATCGAGAGCATCATAAAGGAGGGAAAGAGTGTTCCTTCAGATGTAACAATGAGAATACTGCAGAAGGCAATAGACGAAAGTGGGAATGACAAGTTTTTGCTTGATGGTTTTCCTCGTGATGAGGAAATCCGTTCTGCATTCGAAACTGCT ACAAATATAGAGCCAGAACTAGTTCTGTTCTTTGATTGCTCTGcagaagaaagagagaaaagaatccTCAGCAGGAATGAA GGAAGGGTGGATGACAACCCTGACTCACTGAGGAAGAGGTTCAAGTATTTTGAAGAGCATACACTTCCTGTGGTTGATTACTACCGCTCTAAAGGAATAGTTTCTGAG GTTGATGCTGCCAAGCCAACGGAAGAGGTTTTTGAGAAGCTGAAGAGCATTTTGAACCCTGCTTCAGAAATGCAACCTGAAGAGGGAAAGTTGGAAGCTACTTGTGAATTGGAAAAGGAAATcatgaatattaaaatatga
- the LOC125369246 gene encoding disease resistance protein RPV1-like has protein sequence MAPLATSEKKYDVFLSFRGEDTRDNFTSHLYSALNKKKIFTFMDKEIKRGEEISPSIAKAIKGSKLSVIIFSEKYAFSKWCLDELTKILECKKMNGQIVIPVFYRVDPVHVRNQRGSFACAFAKHEETLKERMEKVESWRSALNEAGSISGWNSLDVELSKAIRSPSTPEIEPKHHNIM, from the exons ATGGCTCCTTTAGCCACTTCTGAGAAAAAATATGATGTCTTCCTTAGTTTTAGAGGTGAGGATACTCGTGATAATTTTACTAGTCATCTTTATTCAGCTCTGAACAAGAAAAAGATCTTTACGTTCATGGATAAGGAAATCAAGAGAGGAGAAGAAATTTCGCCATCGATCGCGAAAGCCATCAAAGGGTCGAAGCTCTctgtgattattttctctgagaAGTATGCGTTTTCAAAATGGTGCTTGGATGAACTTACAAAGATTCTtgaatgcaagaaaatgaaTGGGCAAATTGTAATACCGGTGTTCTATAGAGTGGATCCAGTGCATGTACGAAATCAAAGGGGAAGCTTTGCATGTGCATTTGCTAAACATGAAGAAACTTTGAAGGAGAGAATGGAGAAGGTGGAGAGCTGGAGAAGTGCCTTGAATGAAGCAGGTAGCATATCTGGGTGGAATTCACTG GATGTTGAACTATCCAAAGCCATCAGGTCCCCAAGTACACCTGAGATTGAACCTAAGCATCATAATATCATGTGA